One region of Bdellovibrio bacteriovorus genomic DNA includes:
- a CDS encoding inositol monophosphatase family protein: MFKGKTVENGAKSMDWKQVLSTAIKAVSLGREVLLNYFGNLEHIEEKFQAGLVSEADKESERVIAEHLKKNFPTIEFLGEESFAAKSAPGAKVEVKPAGPEGRWIVDPLDGTTNYIHRFPIFCISLALEMDGKIQLAVIDVPMLNETYTAIRGQGAFVNGRRLRISKNQEFKKALLATGFVAEHEHVIAEQLKIFDEIVRKCRGVRRPGAAAYDLTQVARGVFDGYWERNIQPWDAAAGILLVEEAGGIIQTYKGDEYNPYKNSIVAGNPAIVKEIQNICQKHLQSHTH, from the coding sequence ATGTTCAAAGGGAAAACCGTGGAAAATGGCGCAAAATCAATGGATTGGAAGCAGGTCTTAAGTACAGCAATCAAGGCTGTCAGCTTGGGGCGCGAAGTGCTTCTCAATTATTTCGGTAACTTAGAACATATCGAAGAGAAGTTCCAAGCCGGTCTAGTCAGTGAAGCCGACAAAGAATCAGAAAGAGTCATCGCAGAGCATCTTAAGAAAAATTTTCCGACAATTGAGTTCTTGGGCGAAGAAAGCTTCGCCGCGAAAAGCGCGCCCGGGGCGAAGGTCGAGGTGAAGCCTGCCGGACCGGAAGGCCGTTGGATTGTCGATCCGTTGGATGGCACAACAAACTACATTCATCGCTTTCCGATTTTTTGCATCAGTCTTGCCTTGGAGATGGATGGAAAAATTCAACTCGCGGTGATTGATGTTCCCATGCTGAATGAAACCTACACGGCGATTCGCGGCCAGGGTGCTTTTGTTAATGGCCGAAGACTTCGCATTTCTAAGAATCAGGAATTTAAGAAAGCTTTGCTTGCGACTGGCTTTGTTGCTGAACACGAACATGTCATCGCAGAGCAGTTGAAAATCTTTGATGAGATTGTTCGCAAATGCCGTGGCGTTCGTCGCCCCGGTGCTGCGGCTTACGATCTCACTCAAGTGGCTCGGGGAGTTTTTGACGGCTATTGGGAGCGAAATATCCAGCCTTGGGATGCGGCTGCGGGCATCTTGTTAGTGGAAGAAGCTGGCGGCATTATTCAGACGTATAAAGGGGATGAATACAATCCTTATAAGAACTCGATCGTTGCAGGCAACCCCGCGATCGTAAAAGAAATTCAAAACATCTGCCAAAAGCACCTGCAATCACATACACATTGA
- a CDS encoding SPOR domain-containing protein, with protein sequence MSSKTDAVVKLSIVFFVSLLFFSVGTFVGKKYSDNQHQLAALEPQKNNAHGEREVASVNNGHGETKSGQMTDEEIAKLAEEFVADEVAPVPAAPHGEEGHGASHDEKTVGHDAHGEVAETKTQTEPKAETAKPANPKGDKHSPVTKTEEPSSAAKNIASGKAPTTHDATEKAATVTKEERLPSSLPKDVAQYTVGKFTVQVASYTDEAEAQKLASDLKGKGYSAFYVPANIKGKQYYRVSVGQFATQKEAQSYRTELLTKSRVGSAIVQRITE encoded by the coding sequence ATGAGTTCTAAAACAGACGCGGTTGTGAAGCTTTCGATAGTATTTTTTGTTTCATTGTTGTTCTTCTCTGTAGGAACATTCGTTGGCAAAAAGTACAGTGACAACCAACATCAATTGGCGGCTCTTGAACCGCAAAAAAACAATGCTCACGGCGAACGTGAAGTAGCGTCTGTTAACAACGGTCATGGCGAAACTAAATCTGGGCAGATGACGGATGAAGAGATCGCAAAGCTTGCAGAAGAATTCGTGGCTGACGAAGTGGCTCCAGTTCCAGCGGCTCCTCATGGTGAAGAAGGCCACGGCGCTTCTCACGATGAAAAAACTGTCGGTCACGATGCTCACGGCGAAGTTGCTGAAACAAAAACTCAGACAGAACCAAAAGCTGAAACAGCGAAGCCTGCAAATCCTAAAGGTGACAAGCATTCTCCAGTAACTAAAACGGAAGAGCCTTCTTCAGCGGCTAAAAACATCGCTTCTGGAAAAGCTCCAACAACTCACGACGCGACGGAAAAAGCCGCAACAGTGACTAAAGAAGAGCGTCTTCCTTCTTCACTTCCAAAAGATGTAGCGCAATACACTGTTGGAAAATTCACGGTGCAAGTAGCTTCTTACACAGACGAAGCCGAAGCTCAAAAATTGGCTTCAGATCTTAAAGGCAAAGGTTACAGCGCGTTCTACGTACCTGCTAATATCAAAGGCAAACAATACTACCGCGTCAGCGTGGGTCAGTTTGCGACTCAAAAAGAAGCTCAGTCTTACCGCACTGAACTTCTTACGAAAAGCAGAGTAGGTTCGGCGATCGTTCAACGAATCACTGAATAA
- a CDS encoding flavin monoamine oxidase family protein, with the protein MAASKIYDVIIVGAGAAGLTCARHLSGAGKKVCVLEARDRVGGRIYSLPHDIEPIELGAEFLHGVHPILNDLIQEQNGSFVTAPEKHLFLKGRSMIPLKNFDKEFGKIINKLNANPKNDRSVADFLKTLKNVPDEYRQSFIAYVEGFQGADIELIGEKSLALAEQEDEGEIGGDGAFRPLQRYASYFENMLGQKINALVHLQHIVKKIEWSQKHVIVTTNTKEKQGVRFQARHVVVTVPLAVLQNNQPLSRIEFAPALTEITEALQGYHMGHVQRIIFEFKERFWEKLSKEPVVFMRAGPDHYFPTWWTKKPIHNNILIAWQGGPKAWEMATWTSQERAFKALSTLSKMTRKSQNYLIENLETYYTYNWSRDPFSLGAYSYTGVERKKSRHRITEPIQGKIWLAGEAFAKKSSQGTVHGAMETGRQVAASILKKI; encoded by the coding sequence ATGGCCGCAAGTAAGATCTATGACGTCATCATTGTCGGTGCCGGCGCCGCAGGTTTGACCTGTGCTCGTCACCTTTCAGGCGCTGGCAAAAAAGTCTGTGTTCTAGAGGCCCGTGATCGTGTGGGCGGTCGCATTTATTCTTTACCTCACGACATAGAACCCATTGAACTGGGTGCTGAGTTTCTGCATGGGGTACATCCTATTCTCAACGACCTTATCCAAGAGCAGAATGGCTCATTCGTCACGGCACCAGAAAAGCATTTATTCTTAAAAGGCCGCTCGATGATCCCATTAAAAAATTTCGACAAAGAGTTCGGAAAGATCATCAACAAACTGAATGCCAATCCAAAGAATGATCGCAGCGTTGCGGATTTTTTAAAGACGCTTAAGAATGTTCCCGATGAATATCGCCAATCTTTCATCGCCTATGTTGAAGGATTCCAAGGAGCCGATATTGAGCTCATTGGAGAAAAGTCTTTAGCCCTTGCAGAGCAAGAGGACGAAGGCGAAATCGGTGGTGACGGTGCCTTTCGGCCTTTGCAAAGATACGCGAGCTATTTTGAAAACATGCTTGGTCAAAAAATAAATGCCCTAGTTCATCTTCAGCATATCGTCAAAAAAATAGAATGGTCGCAAAAGCACGTCATCGTCACCACGAATACAAAAGAAAAACAGGGCGTTCGATTCCAAGCGAGACATGTGGTGGTCACGGTTCCTTTAGCGGTTTTGCAAAACAATCAGCCCCTATCGCGCATCGAGTTTGCGCCGGCCCTGACGGAAATTACAGAGGCCTTGCAGGGTTACCACATGGGTCATGTACAAAGAATTATTTTTGAATTCAAAGAGCGGTTTTGGGAGAAACTGTCAAAGGAACCGGTCGTCTTTATGCGAGCAGGTCCCGATCACTACTTTCCAACCTGGTGGACAAAGAAGCCTATTCACAACAATATCCTCATTGCCTGGCAAGGCGGCCCAAAAGCTTGGGAGATGGCAACTTGGACATCGCAAGAGCGAGCCTTTAAAGCTCTTTCTACTCTTTCAAAGATGACACGGAAATCTCAAAACTATTTGATTGAAAATCTAGAAACCTATTACACCTACAATTGGAGCCGCGACCCGTTCAGCTTAGGAGCCTACAGCTACACCGGTGTTGAAAGAAAAAAATCTCGTCACCGTATTACAGAACCCATTCAAGGAAAAATTTGGCTTGCCGGTGAGGCCTTTGCGAAAAAATCCTCTCAAGGAACTGTTCATGGAGCCATGGAGACGGGAAGACAAGTCGCCGCCTCCATTTTAAAAAAAATCTGA
- a CDS encoding ATP-dependent helicase, producing MDVLDFVTKDLNPPQKDAVETLEGPLLILAGAGSGKTRVLTHRMANIIGQGVAAPDEILCVTFTNKAAKEMEHRIYKILSEMGAHVRAQLWINTFHSFCVRVLRQHITLLDYKPFFGIYDSSDTLSQIKKVMTVLNINDKMYPAKNFQSRISSAKMMGLSPEAFEKNAKRLMDAKTVEVYKAYEVEMKKANSLDFDDLLMKTYELFRMYPDVLKMYQEKFRYIMVDEYQDTNHIQYLLVQMLAKAHRNLCVVGDEDQSIYSWRGADIKNILDFEKDFPEAKVVKLEENYRSSANIVNAATSVIKNNSQRKDKTLFTSNNAGDLIHVREEKNEYDEAKFVAKTIQTMMNEGEGSYNDYAVFYRTNAQSRVLEEQMRTLAIPYRLVGGVRFYERMEIKDILSYMKLAINPADDIALKRIINVPARGIGKTTIEKLEEYAAQHGTSMYLAAGKACDDRIFNAGTTGKIRRFLELMDELQANALNFKIVDFYHIVLDRTEYLLNLKKDESPEAQARIENLEELDNAIAQFAKERGDEGTLTSFLEEMALVSDVDSLDQEQNSVTLMTLHISKGLEYPYVFVVGMEENLFPSGRSLDSDGEEDVEEERRLAYVGMTRARQKLWLTYAKMRRVWGQEQMNPPSRFIKEIPKEYVDFKAAIAEGPRFVSRYGSSSYDADGAFDSPRWGSLASDRNKARPQSFDDSQAFPDYENEGSQGGQFTKGMRVRHPTFGAGTVYATEGTGENFKVSVMFTDNTVKKFVVKYARLERI from the coding sequence ATGGATGTACTTGATTTTGTTACGAAAGATTTAAACCCTCCGCAAAAAGACGCTGTCGAAACCCTTGAGGGGCCTTTATTGATTTTAGCGGGTGCCGGCTCGGGAAAGACCCGCGTTCTTACCCATCGCATGGCCAATATCATCGGCCAAGGGGTTGCCGCCCCCGATGAGATCCTTTGTGTGACCTTCACCAATAAGGCCGCCAAAGAGATGGAGCATCGTATTTACAAGATCCTTTCTGAGATGGGTGCACATGTTCGCGCTCAACTTTGGATCAACACCTTCCACAGTTTCTGCGTGCGCGTGCTTCGTCAACATATCACTTTGCTCGACTACAAACCTTTCTTCGGCATCTATGATTCATCCGATACGTTAAGCCAAATCAAAAAGGTTATGACGGTGCTGAATATCAACGACAAGATGTATCCGGCGAAAAACTTCCAAAGCCGTATCAGCAGCGCGAAGATGATGGGACTTTCGCCAGAAGCTTTCGAAAAAAATGCGAAGCGCTTGATGGATGCAAAAACGGTTGAGGTCTATAAGGCCTACGAAGTCGAAATGAAAAAAGCGAACAGCTTAGATTTCGATGACTTGTTAATGAAGACCTACGAGCTTTTCCGCATGTACCCTGATGTTTTAAAAATGTATCAGGAAAAATTCCGTTACATTATGGTGGATGAGTATCAAGACACCAATCACATTCAATATCTTTTGGTGCAGATGTTGGCGAAGGCTCATCGTAATCTTTGCGTTGTGGGTGATGAGGATCAGTCGATCTATAGCTGGCGTGGTGCTGATATTAAAAATATTCTGGATTTTGAAAAAGACTTCCCGGAAGCCAAAGTCGTCAAGCTTGAAGAAAACTATCGCTCTTCGGCTAACATTGTGAATGCCGCGACTTCGGTGATTAAAAACAATTCGCAAAGAAAAGATAAAACTCTTTTCACTTCGAACAATGCCGGTGACTTGATTCATGTTCGTGAAGAAAAAAATGAATACGATGAAGCGAAGTTTGTCGCAAAAACCATTCAGACGATGATGAATGAGGGCGAAGGCTCTTACAATGACTACGCTGTCTTCTATCGTACGAATGCGCAGTCTCGTGTTCTTGAAGAACAAATGCGCACTTTGGCCATCCCTTACCGCCTGGTGGGCGGCGTGCGCTTCTATGAGCGCATGGAGATCAAAGACATTCTTTCGTACATGAAGCTTGCGATCAATCCCGCCGACGATATTGCTCTAAAACGTATCATCAATGTTCCCGCACGTGGAATAGGTAAGACGACGATTGAAAAACTGGAAGAGTACGCTGCTCAACACGGAACCAGCATGTATCTTGCCGCGGGCAAAGCCTGCGATGATCGCATCTTCAATGCGGGAACAACAGGAAAGATCCGTCGCTTCTTGGAATTGATGGATGAATTGCAAGCCAATGCTTTGAATTTCAAGATTGTCGATTTCTATCACATCGTTTTGGATCGCACAGAGTATTTGCTGAACTTGAAAAAAGACGAATCTCCAGAAGCGCAAGCTCGTATCGAAAACTTAGAAGAACTCGACAATGCCATCGCCCAGTTCGCGAAAGAGCGTGGTGACGAAGGAACTTTGACAAGCTTCTTAGAAGAGATGGCTCTAGTCAGCGATGTGGACTCTTTAGATCAAGAGCAAAACTCGGTCACTTTGATGACTTTGCATATTTCCAAAGGTTTGGAATATCCTTACGTCTTTGTTGTGGGGATGGAAGAAAATCTTTTCCCAAGTGGCCGAAGCCTGGATAGCGATGGTGAAGAAGACGTTGAAGAAGAACGCCGCTTGGCTTACGTGGGCATGACTCGCGCTCGCCAGAAATTATGGCTGACTTACGCCAAAATGCGTCGCGTGTGGGGACAGGAGCAAATGAATCCTCCATCTCGCTTCATTAAAGAAATTCCGAAAGAGTACGTGGACTTCAAAGCGGCTATTGCCGAAGGACCTCGCTTTGTTTCACGCTATGGCTCTAGCTCTTACGATGCGGATGGAGCCTTCGACAGCCCTCGCTGGGGATCGTTGGCATCGGATCGCAACAAAGCACGCCCACAAAGTTTTGATGATAGCCAAGCCTTTCCGGACTATGAAAATGAAGGCTCGCAAGGCGGTCAGTTCACCAAAGGCATGCGTGTTCGTCATCCTACCTTCGGCGCCGGCACTGTCTATGCGACCGAAGGAACGGGCGAAAACTTTAAAGTCAGCGTGATGTTCACAGATAATACGGTGAAGAAATTCGTCGTGAAATATGCCCGTTTAGAGCGCATCTAG
- a CDS encoding pectin acetylesterase-family hydrolase, protein MKTYSLFALITLFSVITEARTWQKIDIPGTHCGNGEVYSVYLDRKDDDRLLIEFMGGGACWSEGTCYGSSPLTRLAPLPGDPQTTVMAQEKPSNPWQEHSALFFPYCTGDVFAGTHEAHYKTGATLYHTGATNVAAAFAYLDQQRIIDFKNLSELTVWGWSAGAIGALLHTETMRPYLGVGTRKTIIADSPGLHFGKNFWKKFTPLLTQDYLAQFAKIGLMASVDDGFIAPLMGPVFAKLSDWNIGIMQSTKDMVMSMVFGNITPEAHRTLVLGPSGIAVIAAPFANVKTWVADVVTHTFLQRDQTASVKDMKGETAWDFALRVYGIKKNPVISHGVHQDLKKTIRVSVIQ, encoded by the coding sequence ATGAAAACATATTCTTTATTCGCCTTAATTACATTATTCAGTGTTATTACCGAAGCAAGAACATGGCAGAAGATAGACATTCCGGGCACCCATTGTGGAAATGGGGAAGTCTATAGCGTCTATCTTGATCGCAAAGACGATGACAGGCTGCTGATCGAATTCATGGGTGGGGGAGCCTGTTGGTCGGAAGGTACTTGCTACGGCTCAAGCCCATTAACTCGTCTTGCTCCCTTGCCGGGAGATCCCCAAACCACTGTGATGGCGCAAGAAAAGCCCAGCAATCCGTGGCAAGAGCATTCGGCCCTCTTCTTTCCTTATTGCACGGGCGACGTTTTTGCCGGAACTCACGAGGCTCACTATAAGACCGGAGCGACTCTCTATCACACGGGTGCCACGAATGTCGCAGCGGCTTTCGCTTATTTAGATCAACAGCGGATCATCGACTTTAAAAACCTTTCCGAATTGACAGTGTGGGGATGGTCCGCCGGAGCGATTGGGGCTCTTCTGCACACGGAAACGATGCGACCTTACCTAGGGGTCGGTACACGTAAAACAATTATTGCTGACAGCCCGGGATTGCATTTCGGAAAAAACTTTTGGAAGAAGTTTACTCCTTTACTGACTCAAGACTATCTTGCGCAATTTGCGAAAATTGGACTGATGGCATCCGTCGACGATGGGTTTATAGCTCCGTTGATGGGACCTGTATTCGCAAAATTGTCTGATTGGAATATTGGTATTATGCAGTCGACAAAGGATATGGTGATGTCGATGGTGTTTGGCAACATCACGCCTGAAGCTCATCGCACCTTGGTGTTAGGGCCCTCGGGAATCGCCGTGATTGCCGCTCCCTTTGCCAATGTAAAAACATGGGTTGCGGATGTCGTCACTCACACCTTTTTGCAACGGGACCAGACAGCGTCGGTGAAAGATATGAAAGGCGAAACAGCGTGGGACTTTGCCTTGAGGGTGTACGGGATAAAGAAAAACCCCGTGATTTCTCACGGGGTTCATCAGGATTTGAAAAAAACGATTCGTGTATCTGTTATTCAGTGA